The genomic stretch CTTACTTATTGTGCCGCGGTCTTCTGCACCGCAAGCCAGGCGACGATCTGCTCGACCAGGTCGTTGCTCGCGGCGGCCAACGCGCTTGCGCCGCCGGCCGCGTCAGGCGTGCTGGCCAGCGCGTACGCCATGAAACTGCGCTGGCCGAGCACCGAGCCCTCGCGCATAAGGGTGGCTCGCACCGCCACCTCGCTGTGGCTCTTCGCCTGGCCGTCGAATACCTGCTCAAAGGTGTTGAGTTCGACGCACAGCACGCTCGCACGCACCGCGTCGCCGCCTTCCAGCACTGTGCCACGTGCTGAAATCGCGGCGCGCAGGCGTTGCGTGAGCAGCTGTGCGGGCGGCGCAGTCCAGCGGCTGTCGCGGTAGGTGGCGATGCGCTGCGCGTCGGCATAAGCGAGCCGGTATGCGAACTTGTCGGTATCGAAGGCATCGGGGGCGCGCACATCGAGCACCTTGATCACAGGGCCCGAGGCCTGAGCGAGCGTGAGCGTCGAGGTGTCAAGCGGGCCGAGATCATAACGGATATTCGACATCTGGGCCGCGTCGCTCGCGCAGCCGGCGAGCAGGGTGAACAGCAGCATCGCGCCCAACGTGCCGACCTGGCGGGCGGAAAAGGAGGACAAGCGTGACATCGCAGATTCCTGCATAGTCGTGAACTCGTTGGTAGTGGACGCGGCCCAAGGCTGACGCGGCATCGGGTGGGTCTCTGGCTTGCGTCACCAGGCATAGACTGACCAGTATTTTTTCAGTCAATCTCTTCTTTGGGTGGATTTCCCATTCCTTGGGAGGGGCTTTGTTGCATAAATCTGGCGAGAGCCGGTGACGTTTACGCGCAACGGTCGCGGGGCCAGCCCCTATCAAGTCAAATTC from Burkholderia sp. encodes the following:
- a CDS encoding ABC-type transport auxiliary lipoprotein family protein, which codes for MSRLSSFSARQVGTLGAMLLFTLLAGCASDAAQMSNIRYDLGPLDTSTLTLAQASGPVIKVLDVRAPDAFDTDKFAYRLAYADAQRIATYRDSRWTAPPAQLLTQRLRAAISARGTVLEGGDAVRASVLCVELNTFEQVFDGQAKSHSEVAVRATLMREGSVLGQRSFMAYALASTPDAAGGASALAAASNDLVEQIVAWLAVQKTAAQ